ctcCCAGAAATCAAATatgcgtctatatatagtttatcaCAAAACTGACGCTCCTCTAGTTGATTGTGCTACAAATCCAATCAACTGAATGCAGAcaattataactattataacaGATAGCAACAATCATATCAACTTAATGGATTACACATTTAATGCAGTTGACTCACAATTAATGTTTGgtcaagatataaaatatagtcgttatacttcacaagcattaacaaattttcaaaacaaaactaattaaGTCGAATGGCttgcgcacatagtcgactaagTCACActttaatgcagttttgaaaaactttctttgcaGAACTGTTCATatcacactttgaaaaagtttgtgcaaagacacgagttttaatcgacttgctttataatgaagttgacttaaaactgttgttttgtcATACAATGTAAGTTCAACAAAAATgcatgttgtttttctttttttttttcaaataaaatgttatgcaatcacaaataatATCTCATGTAGTACATAGTGAAATTGCACACAAcgacaaaatcaacacaaacatgttctctagtaaatataaacatgaaagtaatgaacatacaacacatatcaatacatgtgttattaataatgtgttgacatcatcaaaaaccaaaaatactgtgagattgtaaggtttagtTAAATCAAtacttcccttatcaacaatctcaacacccATAATATTGTATGTAGATAAAGCGCCCTCATTACATAaggtaaaacaaaattatatatgtttctctttcaaaatacaaaattctATTGTATTGATCAAGTTATTATGTATTTTTCCTATACAAATAAGTGATATTTATAAGTAGAAGAAAATCAATCTAATAAATTTGATgtaagtaataaatttaaaaaatcgtTTACCTATAAAAAATACCCATAAAATCACCCGttcatataaatattagtaacatactaaaattatttatctatttatttatttttaattatattaaatatttctaatgAAGGTATGTGACTTTGGTACACCCTCATAAACAGTGACATATGCAGCTAACCAATCCTTAAGGATATTTCTTAagaattaaaaagtataaaatacgatgtttaaaagttattatattaaGATATACGTTCCATTATATAATGACAATACTTGtacttgtatattttttaattaaaacgttttcaaattttcattctaattagaataaaaaaactaatataatatttgtaaattttatgttgtctttaagaaaattattaaagagagagaagaaaaaggggCATCATCTTTATATAGGTTTTCCCTTTCTCATTATATGCTTAATAAACTATCTGCTATTCCAAAGGGCTAAGACCAATACAAATATTTACTACAACCAATCATACACTTTGTCCCTATTCTTCATCAGGAACATAATATATGCACGTCCTTATACTTACTACAACATTAAACAAGTTTTAGGTATTCCAAAATTGGTTTTGGTTAACATTAGCATCTCAAaaagtttttaatgttttagcATTTAGTAAATATACacataactttattatttttgaattaactaacatttgtaaataaaataacatcCAAAAACACATGAAAGTGACCAAAAAATCTAAGGCAGCAGCAAGTAAGttttacataaatttatgtTCTTGTCGGGCAGAATATTAccctaattctaaaaaaataagtttgaatGAATAGACCTAAtgtttaaatgaatttattttgatattgttttgtattttttattcaatcGATAATGTTGGTTttgcaagaagaaaaaacatatgttctgtattaaaaaggtaaattgattttttaaaacctGACTTTATCTATTAATAAAGTTTGTACAAACttgaatatatatatcaaaGGTGAAGATTTGACTTTCAACCAAAATCAAGAAACATACAAAGAAGTTATATTATCCACGTTTATATGAACTAAAATTGTGTCAAGAAATATGACTTAATGCAGAAAGCTACTGTATACAAAGACATCAAACTAGAAAAGTTgagaaagaattttgaaaataacatgTTCTAAAACTGGTACCCCTCATTTGAAGGGCTTCTGGATGTTTGGATTTGATCAAACATTTGAAGGTACTCTTACGCATAATCAACGAATTTACCATTTGGTCCAATCTCGTTATTGAAAGGACAACAACCTCTTCCAATTTGATGACCCTAATATCTGCATGGACTTCTGTTTTGGCCTTTAGTGTCTACATTCAATTGCCAAATATgtattctatttctttttcatagCAACTATTTCAacttttcttccctttcacaAAGGTAAAACAAATTCCACAGTTAATTTAATGAAACTTGGATAAAACAACTGCTAAACATTATCGCTTCTCTCTGGGTATATGTTGAAACCTTTGGTTTGAACTGGAATCAATCTTCAATTATGGTCTTAGAAAACAAGCTCTGGATGATGAAATGAAGTACTAGTTCCACATGTGCAAACAAATTAAAGTCAAATTAAATCTCTTCTCCACATGGAACAAATTGCCACCGTGCCTTTGAAATTTCATGAATCCTTTAATCCACGCCGTGATTACCGTTTGAAGATATCCAAAACCAAACGATTACCTTAAAAAATGCAGAAAGTCTACTTTGTGGGAGCGTTTATAACTCTGGCAACTGGGGTCTCGTGTGAAGACTAAACCATGGTTGTTGACAAAATTGAACTTGAGCCTTTTGAGAGACCAATAGAGTCGTTggttgtattatattttatgttctCTTGAAACCGATAGGTTACGTAGTTTAGTATTTTCTGTGTTGGCCCATTCGTCAAAAATTTGTCTCCTTTTTAAAACATGCCTACTTTTTTGACCAAGGATAGTAAATCAGGAACACTTATAAAACCATGTCTCTGTCTTGAAACCTTCATTGCTAGTAGCCCTTTGGTTTTTTGTGAGGATTACCGGgaagaaaatttgtttcattGTCAATTTCTGTACTCTAAAGTGCCTCAACCTCACAAGACTATAAGCAAAGACAAATCTTTTTAATTGGGGTACTACAATGGGTAACACTTTTGGTGCAAAGAAGACCGCAAAGGTGATGAAAATCGATGGTGAAACATTCAAGTTGAAGACCCCGGTGAGAGTTGAGGAAGTTCTTAAGGATCACCCTGGCCTTGTTTTGCTAGATTCTGAAGCAGTTAAGCACTATGGGGTGAGAGCAAAGCCTTTGGAAGGTCACAAGGAGTTGCATCCCAAGAGGCTTTACTTTCTTGTGGAGCTTCCAAAAGAGACGAAGCCAAGAAGGGTTCGTTCTGGCATTAACATGAGTGCCAAAGATCGCCTAGAGAACCTTGTGCTTACTAGGAGGTCTGCTTCTGATCTTTCAATCATGAAACAAAGCAACATGGGTGATGGTGAACAAAGCAGCAAGGAGGATAGTAATAATGGCGGGGTGAGGTTGAAAATGAGGCTTCCAAAAGCTGAGGTGGAGAAGTTGATCCAAGGTAGCAAAAATCAGGAAGAGGCAGCAGAGAGAATCGTTAAGCTGTATATGGCCAATGGCAGCAGAGAAACTGAGGAAAATGGTGACAGAGCTAAGGAGAGTACAAAGGTATGTGATATTTGTTCTCATGCCATCTTCTCGATTGTTTAATCCTTAAACCTCAccttttttaatgttaattgttAGAATCATTTTGGATTTCTACAAACTTACTTTTCTTAACCCGTCTAAAGAATTCATTGGAATTTTCCTTCATTAAACAACTGTCATGTATGAAAGTTCTGGAATTTTCAAATTCtcttgcaaaagaaaaaaacttactTTAGTTTGATACAATTTCATGGTAAAGTAGATTTCAGAAAAGGAGACATTTAACTTACCAGGttctccaaaattaaaatatatctgtTAGGCTAATGATGTTTGAATTTTCAAGAGATGGTATATTTCAACGGAACATTTCATCCATCTAGAATATCAATTTTTTCCCTTTAAAGTATTTTGATTCTCTTAATTTCACCAAAAAAATACttagagtattttattttttgataagaTGCAACAACCGAACAAGAGGTATGACATCTGAATCATATTAAATGTTCTGTGAAATTCAATTTGTTGGTTCTGCACAGGATATGGTTGCACGTAGTTTGCACAGTCCATATtgacttgaaaaaaataatgggGTTAAGATTATTATTTATGACTATACATGTATGTATGAGTGTGTCTGTGAAGCATCTTTTACAATATTATGTCTCAAAACTCTTGCAGAAGAGGGTGAGCTTTATGCCGATCAACGAAGGAGGGACTCCAATAGCTGCGGCTTCATAATTAACCGCTCACCAACACAAGGAGTTATTCTTACACATAGTTAAATAAGAGTCATGTTATTTATACAATGCATACAATTTCAACTTGGTACAATTTTCTAGGTGTTTGTGTTTCAGTTTATTGAAGAGAAGAATATTAGTGAAAATTAATGGCCGATGTTGCGCACCACCTGTTTGATTTGTGGCTAGTTCTAAATCTATGTATTGTATACATAACATTACTTCTAAAGTGATCATGTGTACATATTTTGGGGTGTCTATATGATCTCCTCACATAGAGACCATacattataaattgatattaactTTCTAATTTTTGTCTTACGCTTCTCCCGGCCGGTTGTTTACCATTACCATATTGTTAAGCtccaattaattataattagtagccaagaagaacttgaaaaaaaaaatggtaattagTAGTAGATGACTTAATCAGAAGtcaagtaaaatatatatgaattagcTAGATTGGTTCTTAGATATATATGAATTAGTTAGGTTGTTAAAATAATAGTGGAttcaatatatacaatattgaatagtagttttttttatatatggtaTGATCAATTCAATGATATATTTATCAGCCAATTTTTTCTAAATGAGCAGTTCTCCTTCTACCTTCTCCTTTCCGTCCTGTACTTCTAAAATTCTCATACTGTTCttgtctttaatttttgtttttaatttttaatatgttttatttattttgtttaataaataatagtttatatattaaaatattaatatatatattaaattatatatatttttaattttttaatttaaaattaaaacaactattaaaaaaaaagaaatcttacCCGGCATTCGAATTTTCAGCAAAGTGTTAACTGGTTTTGAACACCAATGAAGTGCTAACGAGCGTTCGATCACCaatgatttttaaaagagtAATATAGGAATTTTGGAAGTGTAGGACGAAAAAGTGGAGGTGCAAGAACAATTGCTCTTTCTAAATTATATGGTACATGGGTCACTTCCACTTGGGTCTTGTGCATTTTGTCTTCTCCTATCTTCTTAAAGTCTTACATTAGTTTATCGATCTTCCACCGGAAAGAAGTCTACATcctaaaatatgttttgatggATTTATTCCTCTTTTGGTTGAGTGGATTTCTtcttaagaatttaaaaactaaaaaaatagaaagttcttttaattaacattaacttgagtgaaaaaaaaaacatcttttaacaaattttaacataagAGAACTATTTCGGGTGTAGGGTATAGTAACTCCATAAAATTACCTTCACACTTT
This genomic stretch from Vigna radiata var. radiata cultivar VC1973A chromosome 7, Vradiata_ver6, whole genome shotgun sequence harbors:
- the LOC106767761 gene encoding uncharacterized protein At1g66480; the encoded protein is MGNTFGAKKTAKVMKIDGETFKLKTPVRVEEVLKDHPGLVLLDSEAVKHYGVRAKPLEGHKELHPKRLYFLVELPKETKPRRVRSGINMSAKDRLENLVLTRRSASDLSIMKQSNMGDGEQSSKEDSNNGGVRLKMRLPKAEVEKLIQGSKNQEEAAERIVKLYMANGSRETEENGDRAKESTKKRVSFMPINEGGTPIAAAS